A window of Micromonospora eburnea genomic DNA:
TGCGTGGGTGGCGGGCCGGCGGGCGGGCGAGGCGGGCGGCGGCGTGCAGGCGCAGGACGCCGGCGGCGACCGCACCGGTCCCGGTGGCCAGCACCGACGCCACGATGATCCGGGCCAGGACGGCCGGCCCGGCCATCGGGACCACCGAGCGGGACAGCACGGCCAGGTTCGCCAGCCCGGCGAAGAGGACCAGGCAGGCCCCGGCCAGGGCGAGCGCGAAGTCGGCGCCCCCGCGGCGGGCCAGCGCGTAGCCGCCGGCGGCGATCGCGCCGAGCCCGGTGAGCAGCGTCCACAGCTGCGCGCCGAGCAGCCCGAGCAGCACCCCGCCGACCCCCTCGGCACCGGCGTCCAGCACCCGGCCGACCGTGAACGCCACCGCGGCCACACCGCCGAGGGCGAGCAGGGCGCCGACCGCGCGCAGCGCGCGTACCCCGGGCGCCGTGCCGCCCGGGACCAGCCCGGCCGCGCCGATGACCAGGAAGCCGAGCGTGGCGGCCACCCACCAGGGGTACGCGTCCGGCGGCGGCAGCCAGTCCAGGGTGCCGCGTACCTCGATCGTCTCGTCGCCGGCGCGCAGCGGCACCACCCAGTCGCGGATCCGCTGCTGCCGGGTCGGGTCGGCGCTCACCTGCGGCGGTGGCGTCGACTCCAGCCAGAGCGTCCGCTGGTCGTGCCAGCGGGCTGACGGCCCGTCGGCGACCCGCCGCCAGACCGGCGGGGCCGCCGGATCGGCCTCCGGCGGCAGTTGGGTGTCGCCGGCGATGGTCCGGTTCAGGTACGTGGCGGGGGAGCGGCTGTTCTCGTACACCCCGCCGGGGCCGATCCGCAGGTACGGCTCCCCGGAGTAGCCCATCACCTCGACGTCCCGCCCGGTGCGGTTGGTCAGCTCCAGCCGGGCCCCCGCCTCGACGATCCGGGCGGTGAGCCCGGGCCGGTCGGGGCTGGTCGCGGTGACCTCGGCCCGGTAGTCGGTGCCGTCGGGGGCGTCCGCGCCGTGCGCGGCGGCCGGCGTGGCGAGGGCGAGGAGGGCGGCGAGCGCGGCGGTGACCACCAGCCCCGCCCGCCGCAGTGGTGCCGGGATCACTTGCCGGCCGCCTCCACCGCCGCCTTGAGTCCTTCGGGGCTGCGGTCCTCGATTTCCTTGCCGTTGACCTTGATGGTCGGGGTGCCGGTGACCCCCGACCGGCTGGCCTCGTCGGTGACGTGCGAGGTCCACGACTTGTACTTGCCGTCCTTGACGCAGGAGCTGAAGGAGTCCCGGTCCACCCCGACGCTCGCCCCGATGTCGATCAGCTCGGCGTCGCTCAGCCCGGGGCTGTTCTCCGGCGGCTGCTTCGCGAAGAGCGCGTCGGTGAACTCCTTGAACCGGGCGCCGTCGGCGGCGCAGCCGGAGGCGGCGGAGGAACGGGTGGAGTACTCGGTGCTGGAGAAGCGGTTGAGGAAGGCGACCGGGTGGAAGACCACCCGCACCTTGTTCTGGTTGATCAGCTCAGTGACGGTCGAGCCGCTGGTGTCCTGGAAGTGCTTGCAGGCGGGGCAGAGGTAGTCCTCGTAGATGTCGACGGTGACCGGGCCGTTGCCGAGGACGATGCCGGTGCCCTCGTGGTTGGCGTTGGGCGGGGCGGTGTAGGTCTTCGACTGCTGGCTGGAGAAGACCGCCCAGCCGATCAGCCCGGCGATCACCAGCACCGCCGCCGCGCCGATCGAGGTCCAGATCGTCCGGGTCCGCCGCTTCTCCCGCGCGATCTGCTCCCGGACCACCTGGGCCGCCCTCTTCTGGCCCTTGCGACTACTCATCCTCGCCCTCCTCGGGTGCCTTGCCCGCCAGCCAGCCGTCCAGTGCGAACGGGGTGCGGGGCCAGATCAGCAGGAACCCGGCCAGTACCAGGAATCCCAGGTCCCGGAGGATCTCCGGGAGGTAGCTCGGGGCCTGGCCGGCGGCGAGCTGTCCGCCGCTGCCGAAGCACCCGCAGTCGATGGACAGGCCACGGGCCCAGGCGGAGGCGATCCCGGCGACGAAGACCACCAGCAGCGCCGCGGAGACGCCGGCGATCAGCCGGGTGGCCAGCCCGACGATCAGGAGTACGCCGAGCGCCAGTTCCACGAAGGGCAGCGCGGCGCCGATCGCGGTCGCCAGGTCGTACGGCATCACCTGGTAGGCGTTGACCGCCCGACCGGAGGCGGCCAGGTCGCCGACCTTGCTGGCGCCGGCGAACAACCAGACGGCGGCCAGGCCGAGCCGGGCGGCGGCGCCGAGCCAGGGACGGAGGACGGCCCAACGGGCAGCCCGGACACTCGGTGCAGTCACGGTCATTGGTCGCCCCGGATCCGAGAGAAGTTCCACTGTCATCCGGCCAGCGCGTCGTCGACGGCGTTGATCAGCTCGTCGCGGGCCCGGGCGACCCGGGAGCGGATGGTGCCCACCGGCACCCCCTCCACCGCGGCGGCCTCCGCGTACGACAGCCCGAGCAGTTGGGTGAGCACGAACGCGCCGCGCCGCTCGGCGGGGAGCCGGCGGACCAGGTCGTTGGCGCCGAGCTGCCCGGCCGGATCGGGGTACGGACGGTCGGTGGCCGCCTGCGCGGCGAGCCGCTCGCCGAGCCGCCGTCGGCGTACCACCGTCCGCAGGTGGTCGGCGCAGGCCCGCCGGGCGATGCCGAGCAGCCAGGTACGCGCGCTGGAGCGCCCCTCGAACCCGGGCAGCGCCCGGAACGCCCGCAGGTACGTCTCCTGGGTCAGGTCGTCGGCGCTGTCCGGGTCGATCAGGGCCGCGACGAAACGCCACACCTCGACCTGGGTGGCCCGGACGAAGGCGGCCTGTGCCGCCGGGTCGCCTTCGCGGGCGGCCAGCGCCCAACGGGTCGCCGGATCCCGCGCAGCGTCGTCCGTCGCCGGACCGGGGCCGGTGGAGACGTCGCGTGGGGTGGGGATCACGACTGACGAGGTTACGCGGCGTACCAGGGCAGGGCAGGGTCCTTCGGCCCTTTCTATGGTCCCGCCCACGCCGGGAACTTTTCCCGTCCACCCCCCGACTAATCGCTCATGACGTGGGACGACGTGTGCGAGGCGCGGCCGGCCGCTGGGCGCCCGCCGGCCCCGGCCGTGGCCCTGGCGGCGCCTGGCCGCGGGCGAACCGGGCTCGCCGATCCGTCGGCGCGTCGGGAAGCATGATGGCCATGACTGCTGCCGTACGCCGCCGGCCCGTGGCCGCCGCCGACCGTCGCTGGGCCGCCCGCTGGGGGACCGTCGCCGGCCTGCTGGTCACCCTCGTCGCCCTGCTGCTCGCCCCGGCCACCCCGGCCAGCGCCCACGCGGTGCTGGCGAGCACCAGTCCGACCGCCTCCGCCGTGGTGCCCAACGCGCCCGCCGAGGTGGTGCTGACCTTCAGCGAGGGGGTACGCAAGGTCCCCGACAAGATCCGGGTGATCGCTCCCGACGGGTCCCGGGCCGACCGGGGCGAGCCGACGTTCAACGGCACCGTGGTGACCATCCCGGTCGACTCTTCCGGGGCGCGCGGCACCTACCTGGTGAGCTACCGGGTGATCTCCGCCGACAGCCACCCGGTCTCCGGCGCGTTCACCTACTCGGTCGGTGCGCCCTCGACGCCGCCGACCGACTCCGGTACGGACAACCGCGCGAACCCGGTGGTGGAGAACGCGGTGAAGGTGGTCAAGTACGCCGGCTACCTGGGCTTGCTGCTGCTGGTCGGCCCGGCCCTGGTGCTGGCCGCGCTCTGGCCGCGCCGGCTGTCCCGGCGCGGGCCGGCCCGGCTGGCCTGGTCGGGGCTGGGCCTGCTGGTCTTCGCCACCCTCGCCGAGCTGTGGTTGCAGGTGCCGTACACCGCCGGGGGCAGCCTGTTCGACGTGACCGGCTCCGGCCTCGGTGACGTGTTGGGCAGCGCGTACGGCACCGCGCACCTGGTCCGGCTCGGCCTGCTCGCCGCTTCGGCGTTCCTGCTCCGGCCGCTCCTCGCCGGGCCGATCGGCCGCACCGACGGGATCATCCTGGCCGTCCTCGGCGGGGCGGCGCTGTTCACCTGGCCGCTGGCCGGCCACCCGGCCGCCTCGCCCGCCCCTGCGGTCTCGGTGGTGGTGGACGCGGTGCACCTGGGCAGCATGGCCGTCTGGCTGGGCGGCCTGGTGATGCTCGCGGCCTTCCTGCTGCGCCGGGCCGACGAGCGGGAGCTGGACGCGATCCTGCCGATCTGGTCCCGCTGGGCGACCCTGGCGGTCGCCGCGCTGCTGCTCGCCGGCACCGTGCAGGCGCTGATCGAGGTGGCCACCCCGGCGGCCCTGGTCGACACCACGTACGGGCGGCTGCTGCTCGCCAAGATCGGGATGTTCGCGCTGGTCATCGGGGTGGCGGCGTATTCTAGGGCGCTGGTGCGGCGGCGGACCGCCGCCGGCCGTCCGGGGTCGATGCGTCGGGCGGTGGTGGCCGAGCTGGCGATCACCGCGGTGGTGCTCGGCGTCACGGCGAACCTGGTGCAGACCACCCCGGCGCGCACCGCTGTCGCCAATGTCGCCGGTGAGTCGGCCGGCTACTTCTCCAGCACGTTGACCAGCCCGCTCTACTCGCTCCAGGTGGAGCTGGATCCGGCCGCGCGTGGTAACAACTCGATCCACCTCTACGCGTACACCCCGGACAACCGGCCGCAGCCGGTGAAGGAGTGGAAGGCCACGGCGGCGCTGCCGTCGGCCGGGATCGAGCCGATCCAGATCCCACTGCTCGGGCTGACCGACAACCACGCCTACGGGGAGATCAGCCTCCCCGCGTCGGGTGAGTGGCAGCTCCGCTTCACCCTCCGCACGTCCGACATCGACCAGGCCACGGTGACCGCCACCGTGCCGATCAAGTAACGGAAGGCTGCTCACCATGATCCGTCTCCGGCGTTCCGCCGCCGTCGCCACGCTCACGCTGGCCGCCGTCGCCACGGCCGTGCTCGGCCTGCCCGGCCCGGCCTCGGCGCACGTCACGATCAACCCGAAGGAGGCCAGCCAGGGCGGCTACGGCCGCTTCGCCTTCCGGGTGCCGAACGAGAGCGACACGGCGTCCACGGTCAAGGTCGAGGTGGTGCTGCCGGAGAACGCGCCGGTCGGCTCGGTCTCGACCATGCCGGTGCCGGGGTGGACGGTGCAGGTGGAGAAGCGCAAGGTCGACCCGCCGATCGAGGTGCACGGCAGCCAGCTCACCGAGGCGGTGGCCAAGCTGACCTGGACCGCGCCCGCGAACGCCGGGGTCAAGCCGGGCGAGTTCCAGGAGTTCCCGGTGTCGATGGGGCCGCTGCCGCAGGTCGACCAGATGGTGTTCAAGGTGCTTCAGACGTACTCGGACGGCGACGTGTCCCGGTGGATCGAGGCGCCGACGCCGGGCGGCGAGGAGCCGGAGAACCCGGCCCCGGTGCTCGCCCTGACCGCCGCGTCGGCGTCCGCGGCGCCGGCCGCGAACGCCCCGGCCTCCCCGGTCGCCGAGGCCGGTGGTGACGACGACTCCGACTCCGGCACCGTCCTCGGGGTGGCCGGTCTGGTCGCCGGCCTGGCGGGTCTGATCCTCGGCGGTCTGGCCTTCCTGCGTACCCGTCGGGAGCCCACGCCGAAGCCCTGACCAGCGCCGCTGCCCGCCGGCCCGACGGATCTTCCGGCGGGCCGGCGGGCTTTCTGCGGTCCTTTGGGCGCTTGCCGTGGATATCCGGCGATTGCGTGGTTCACGTCGGTAAGGTCGGCCGGGTAATTGGCTACCGAGGGGGACTACGCGAATGCGGTTCGTGCGCACGATCGCCGGAATGCTGTTGTTGGCGGCGGGGATTCCGGCACTGCTGGTGGGGGCCGTGCTCTGGACCGCCGCCCGGCACGCCGACCCGAACGGCGGCTTCGGCGCCCGCGTCGAGCCGATCCGCAACCCGGGCCAGGCCGTCGTGGTCACCGACGTCGACGACCTGCTCCGTGCGGAGGCGCCGTTCGCCCGCACCGGGCTGGCCCGCCTGCGGCTGGCCGCGCGTACCCCCGACGGCCCGGCCTTCCTCGGCCTGGCCCCGACCGACCAGGTCGACCGCTGGCTCCGGGACGTCCCGCACGCCGCGGTGAGCCGGGTCGTGCTGGCCCGCGGCCCGCTGCCGGTCCGCCTGGAACCGGCCGGCCCGGCCGCCGCCGAGGCCACCGCCGTCGCCCCGCACGACCAGAGGTTCTGGGTACGCGAGGGGACCGGCGCGCTGGAGTGGGCTCCGGCCGAGCTGGCCGACCGGCCGTTGAGCCTGGTGGTGATGCGCCCGGACGGCCGGGCCGACCTGACCCTGGACCTGCGCGCCGAGGTGCGGGCCGGCTGGCTCCCCGGGATGGCGTGGGCGCTGCCCGCCGGCGGGGTGCTGCTGGTGGTCCTCGCCGTGGTGCTGCTGCTGCGTCCGGTCCGCCCGCGCGAGGTGGTCTTCGTGGTCGAACCCGACCAGGTCCCGGTGCTCGCCGGGCGGCTCGGGGTCACCTCGCTCAGCGGCCTGGGCGCCCGCGTGGAGCCGTGCGGCCTGCCCGAGCGGCAATTGGTCTCGGTCGGCGCGGCGTCACCCGCCGAGCGGCCCCGGCCGGCGCTCGGACCGGTGCCGAGCCGGCGTCCGGAGACCCTCGCGGATCTGCCGGCCGGCCGCGACTGGTCCTGGCCGCTCGCCTCGGCTCCCGAGACACCCGGGCCGGTGGAGGGTTCCGTCGACGCCTGACGGTCCCCGGCCCCGGACACGGCGGGTGGCCCTCCGCGCTGCCGACGCGGAGGGCCACCGTCACCGGGGGAATTCGGTGCTACCTGGGAGAAAATTGAGGTAGTTGGGAGCAGATTAGCGCTGAACCGGCATCAGTCGCGAGATCTGTCCATTTGGTGCAACTTTCAGGGCGTGGCGCGGTGCTCCGCCCGCTCCGGTCGGCGGGCCGGCAACGCCACCAGCAACAGCAGGCTGAGCAGCACGTACGCGTTGCGGACGACGAACTCGCCGACGTTGTCGGTACGCGTCGGGGCGGCCCCCCAGTCCAGGAAGGTGACCACCCCGTAGATGCTGACGATGCCGGTGCCGGCCGCCAGGGCGAACAGCCAGCGGCGCTGCCGGGCACCCGTCACCGGGTCCCGCCGCTCGTCGAGCGCGGCGTCGACCAGCACCACCGCCGCCGGGATGAACCAGTACAGGTGGTGGGTCCAGGTGATCGGGCTGACCAGCCCGCCGACCAGGCCGGTCAGGGTGAGCCCGGCGAGCGCGTCGCCGGCCCGGGCGACCCGGGCGGCCCGCCACAGCCCGTACCCGACGACCACCCCGACCAGCAGCAGCCAGGGCAGCTGACTCGGCTTCTCCGGCGCGGTGAACCGGCTGAGCAGGCCGAACAGCGACTGGTTGCCGGTGTAGTCGGTGCGACCCACCCGGTCGGTCGCCCACAGCTCCTGGGTCCAGAACCGCCATGAGTCGCGGGGCGCGAGGGCCGCGGCCAGCAGGGTGGCCAGCGCCGCGGTCGCCGAGGCGACCAGGGCCGCCCGCCAGCGCCGGGTGGCCAGCAGATAGATGATGAAGATGCCGGGAAAGAGCTTGAGCGCCGTCGCCAGCCCCACGCCCACCCCGCCCCAGCCCCGCTCCCCGGGTACGGCGAAGAGCAGGTCGGCCAGGACCAGCACCACCAGCAGCATGTTGATCTGGCCGAAGGTGATCGTCTCGCGGGTGCTCTCCGCGGCGAAGACCAGCAGGACGGCCACCGCGAGGGCGAACAGCCGGGGCAGCTGGTGCCGCCGCGTCATCGGCGTCACCAGCCACCGCGTCGTCACCACCACGCCGACCACGGTCAGCACCGTGAAGATCGTCACCGTGGCGCCGAGCGGCAGCAGGGCGAACGGCCGTAGCAGCAGCGCGGCGAACGGCGGATAGGTGAAGTAGAGGGCCCCCTGCACCCGGTCCGGCTGGACGTAGTCGTAGAGCGGGTTGCCGGCCGCCCACCAGTCCATCGCCCGCATGTAGATCTTCAGGTCGAAGAAGTCGTGGCCCAGGCCCGGCTGGTACAGCACGGGCAGCACCGCCACGAGCGCCA
This region includes:
- a CDS encoding MauE/DoxX family redox-associated membrane protein, with translation MTVTAPSVRAARWAVLRPWLGAAARLGLAAVWLFAGASKVGDLAASGRAVNAYQVMPYDLATAIGAALPFVELALGVLLIVGLATRLIAGVSAALLVVFVAGIASAWARGLSIDCGCFGSGGQLAAGQAPSYLPEILRDLGFLVLAGFLLIWPRTPFALDGWLAGKAPEEGEDE
- a CDS encoding YcnI family protein, with amino-acid sequence MIRLRRSAAVATLTLAAVATAVLGLPGPASAHVTINPKEASQGGYGRFAFRVPNESDTASTVKVEVVLPENAPVGSVSTMPVPGWTVQVEKRKVDPPIEVHGSQLTEAVAKLTWTAPANAGVKPGEFQEFPVSMGPLPQVDQMVFKVLQTYSDGDVSRWIEAPTPGGEEPENPAPVLALTAASASAAPAANAPASPVAEAGGDDDSDSGTVLGVAGLVAGLAGLILGGLAFLRTRREPTPKP
- a CDS encoding glycosyltransferase 87 family protein, giving the protein MPAEPVAPPAVTEDDPGGRTVRRLVTVVALVAVLPVLYQPGLGHDFFDLKIYMRAMDWWAAGNPLYDYVQPDRVQGALYFTYPPFAALLLRPFALLPLGATVTIFTVLTVVGVVVTTRWLVTPMTRRHQLPRLFALAVAVLLVFAAESTRETITFGQINMLLVVLVLADLLFAVPGERGWGGVGVGLATALKLFPGIFIIYLLATRRWRAALVASATAALATLLAAALAPRDSWRFWTQELWATDRVGRTDYTGNQSLFGLLSRFTAPEKPSQLPWLLLVGVVVGYGLWRAARVARAGDALAGLTLTGLVGGLVSPITWTHHLYWFIPAAVVLVDAALDERRDPVTGARQRRWLFALAAGTGIVSIYGVVTFLDWGAAPTRTDNVGEFVVRNAYVLLSLLLLVALPARRPERAEHRATP
- a CDS encoding DsbA family protein; protein product: MSSRKGQKRAAQVVREQIAREKRRTRTIWTSIGAAAVLVIAGLIGWAVFSSQQSKTYTAPPNANHEGTGIVLGNGPVTVDIYEDYLCPACKHFQDTSGSTVTELINQNKVRVVFHPVAFLNRFSSTEYSTRSSAASGCAADGARFKEFTDALFAKQPPENSPGLSDAELIDIGASVGVDRDSFSSCVKDGKYKSWTSHVTDEASRSGVTGTPTIKVNGKEIEDRSPEGLKAAVEAAGK
- a CDS encoding sigma-70 family RNA polymerase sigma factor, with the translated sequence MIPTPRDVSTGPGPATDDAARDPATRWALAAREGDPAAQAAFVRATQVEVWRFVAALIDPDSADDLTQETYLRAFRALPGFEGRSSARTWLLGIARRACADHLRTVVRRRRLGERLAAQAATDRPYPDPAGQLGANDLVRRLPAERRGAFVLTQLLGLSYAEAAAVEGVPVGTIRSRVARARDELINAVDDALAG
- a CDS encoding copper resistance CopC/CopD family protein gives rise to the protein MTAAVRRRPVAAADRRWAARWGTVAGLLVTLVALLLAPATPASAHAVLASTSPTASAVVPNAPAEVVLTFSEGVRKVPDKIRVIAPDGSRADRGEPTFNGTVVTIPVDSSGARGTYLVSYRVISADSHPVSGAFTYSVGAPSTPPTDSGTDNRANPVVENAVKVVKYAGYLGLLLLVGPALVLAALWPRRLSRRGPARLAWSGLGLLVFATLAELWLQVPYTAGGSLFDVTGSGLGDVLGSAYGTAHLVRLGLLAASAFLLRPLLAGPIGRTDGIILAVLGGAALFTWPLAGHPAASPAPAVSVVVDAVHLGSMAVWLGGLVMLAAFLLRRADERELDAILPIWSRWATLAVAALLLAGTVQALIEVATPAALVDTTYGRLLLAKIGMFALVIGVAAYSRALVRRRTAAGRPGSMRRAVVAELAITAVVLGVTANLVQTTPARTAVANVAGESAGYFSSTLTSPLYSLQVELDPAARGNNSIHLYAYTPDNRPQPVKEWKATAALPSAGIEPIQIPLLGLTDNHAYGEISLPASGEWQLRFTLRTSDIDQATVTATVPIK